The genomic interval GTGATTCGCCAAATTTGGGGCGTGCTCGCGGATCTCTGGGTGTCTCTGTGGAATCGGCGCTGATAGTCGTTTGTCTACTAGTATTGGCTTTAACTGCTCGCGCATTGTCATCAGTAGTAGCTGACGTAAATTACGCATACTTAGTTCCGGTATGCGCCCCAATATATTCGATTCAGTGAATGACTAACTAATCAGTCAGTCTTATTTGTACTCTCGCCCTTACTGTAAGGCACGGATCAACACGATCCGCCCACTCCTATGGAGTACCACATTCAAAGCGGTGAGTCCGCAAGTGCCGCCGTAGTCGGTGCGCTGGCGACCTACACGGACCAGCCCCCTGAAGAGATTGGCCCGCTGTACGATTCCATCGAGCCGGACGCACTCAACTCCCTCGTCAGCCACCATGGCGAGGTTACTATCCGCTTCAGATGCGAGAATACCACCGTCGAGGTCCGGTCAGACCGCATCTGTCTCAGCACTCCGGACGATTTCGTCTCGGAATCAGTTCCGGAATAATTTTTAGTTGATTACAGGCGCTAGCCCTCCCCTACGGAGCCGCCACCGGCGGCGAGTACAGGGGTCACTCATCGATCATCATTGTCGACTGTTGCCTGAGACTCATCTGTGTGTGACTCGGCCGCTGTTGTGTTCGTCGATTCGGGTGGCTCCGGTGGTTCGAATGCCTCGCTAAGTAGTTCCCATGTCCGCGTCTCAGTCAACTCCTCGAGCGTTCGCTCCGAGCGCAGGCCACCGACTGCAACTGCCGCGAGCACGATGTGTGCACTGAGCCAGACCGTCCCTGTGCGTCCGAGTGCAAGCGAGAAGAGAATCGACACAGAGACCGCCACAAGGGTCCCAGCCCCGAGCACGCCGAGCGGACGTTCCCGGAATCGGTCAGCCACGTCGCGGCCACTATCGACCGCACGCGAGGTATGTGCGGCGCGGGCGAACTGCGCGATGATCGCATCGAGGATCCGGATGAATGGACCAACGGTGTACGTTTCCCGGAGGTCAATAACGATGACGTCCGGATCGGGCTCTTTCGTGAGCCAGCGATAGCACCACGAGTGGCGAACGTATCGGGTGAGGGTTCGGCCCGCAG from Natronolimnobius sp. AArcel1 carries:
- a CDS encoding HalOD1 output domain-containing protein yields the protein MEYHIQSGESASAAVVGALATYTDQPPEEIGPLYDSIEPDALNSLVSHHGEVTIRFRCENTTVEVRSDRICLSTPDDFVSESVPE